One window from the genome of Planctomycetota bacterium encodes:
- a CDS encoding Fic family protein, producing the protein MYGKPHGSGRLIKCPGGYEAFVPNPLPLEVELSPRLIRTMSDADRLIGQLAGEGRSLPNPHLLMRPFVTREAVLSSRIEGTQATLGELLAADAGAVVQRSPDELREVGNYVVALEHGMQRLDSLPLSLRLIRELHAKLMQGVRGDHATPGEFRRSQNWIGPPGCTLNNASFVPPPVDLLMDCLGEWENFLHDRSLPPLIQIGMLHYQFEAIHPFLDGNGRVGRLLITLFLIERGILPTPLLYLSAFFEATRPDYYDRLSAVSHEAAWGDWLEYFLNGVARMSADALTRSERINALLADWRKQVAGSASKTVAVLVDLLAENPFWTINRAAERLDVAYTTAQRAIEKLQSQGVLEQTDDAQRGRVYCARQLMAILDEPAKISG; encoded by the coding sequence ATGTACGGCAAACCCCACGGCTCCGGCAGGTTGATCAAGTGTCCCGGCGGGTACGAGGCGTTCGTCCCGAATCCGCTGCCGCTGGAGGTCGAGTTGTCACCTCGCCTGATTCGGACGATGTCGGATGCGGACCGCCTAATCGGTCAGTTGGCTGGTGAGGGGCGAAGCCTGCCGAACCCGCACCTGCTCATGCGACCGTTCGTCACGCGCGAAGCCGTGCTGTCCAGCCGTATTGAAGGTACGCAGGCGACGCTGGGCGAGTTGCTCGCCGCCGACGCTGGAGCGGTCGTGCAGCGCAGTCCCGATGAGCTTCGCGAGGTGGGCAATTACGTCGTCGCCCTCGAGCATGGGATGCAGCGCCTGGACTCACTGCCACTGTCACTTCGATTGATCCGCGAGTTGCATGCCAAACTCATGCAGGGTGTACGTGGCGACCACGCCACGCCCGGTGAGTTCCGGCGCAGTCAGAACTGGATTGGCCCACCCGGCTGTACGCTGAACAACGCCAGCTTCGTCCCGCCGCCCGTGGATTTGTTGATGGACTGTCTCGGTGAATGGGAGAACTTCCTGCACGACCGCAGTCTGCCGCCGCTGATCCAAATCGGCATGCTGCATTATCAGTTCGAGGCGATACACCCGTTCCTCGATGGCAACGGTCGCGTCGGCCGCCTGTTGATCACGCTGTTCTTGATCGAGCGCGGCATCCTCCCCACGCCGCTGCTATACCTCAGTGCTTTCTTCGAAGCCACGCGACCTGATTACTATGATCGCCTCTCAGCCGTCTCACATGAAGCCGCCTGGGGCGACTGGCTGGAGTATTTTCTCAACGGCGTCGCCCGCATGTCCGCCGATGCTCTGACCCGATCCGAACGCATCAATGCGTTGCTGGCTGATTGGCGAAAGCAAGTCGCCGGCAGCGCGTCCAAAACAGTGGCCGTGCTCGTGGACCTGCTGGCCGAGAACCCGTTCTGGACCATCAACCGTGCCGCTGAACGTCTGGATGTCGCTTACACGACCGCTCAACGTGCAATCGAAAAGTTACAGTCCCAGGGCGTGCTCGAGCAAACCGACGATGCCCAACGTGGCCGGGTGTACTGCGCCAGGCAACTCATGGCCATTCTCGACGAACCAGCCAAAATCAGCGGGTAG